A genomic window from Streptomyces sp. WMMC940 includes:
- a CDS encoding AAA family ATPase — translation MSGTATGSAGEAGDGGARRATGATAVLPEGPEEVRRRLEDVGYLVDEGLATACFLALRLHRPVFCEGDAGVGKTSLAGALAGMLAAPLIRLQCYEGIDASQALYDWDFPRQLLHLRAAEAAGVTDVDRLEAELYDRRFLVERPLLQALRTQPSVLLVDEVDRADDEFEAFLLELLSEYSVTVPELGTLRAETPPVVVLTSNRTREVHDALKRRCLYHWFDHPAFARELAIVRSRLPAVSARLAEQVTALVQALRSEELVKPPGVAETIDWAEALDALGATELDAELAVATLGSVLKYREDTERARSMDLSAILAPRATGA, via the coding sequence ATGAGCGGGACGGCGACCGGGTCCGCTGGGGAGGCCGGCGACGGCGGGGCACGACGGGCCACCGGAGCCACCGCCGTCCTTCCGGAGGGGCCGGAGGAGGTGCGGCGGCGACTGGAGGACGTCGGCTATCTCGTGGACGAGGGCCTCGCCACCGCCTGCTTCCTTGCGCTGCGGCTGCACCGCCCGGTGTTCTGCGAGGGGGACGCGGGCGTGGGAAAGACCTCGCTCGCCGGCGCGCTCGCCGGGATGCTGGCAGCGCCGCTGATCCGGTTGCAGTGCTACGAGGGGATCGACGCCTCGCAGGCCCTGTACGACTGGGACTTCCCCCGGCAGCTGCTGCACCTGCGCGCGGCGGAGGCGGCCGGGGTCACCGACGTGGACCGGCTGGAGGCGGAACTGTACGACCGGCGTTTCCTCGTCGAACGGCCGTTGCTGCAGGCGCTGCGGACCCAGCCCTCGGTGCTGCTCGTCGACGAGGTGGACCGGGCGGACGACGAGTTCGAGGCGTTCCTGCTGGAACTGCTGTCGGAGTACTCGGTCACCGTTCCCGAACTGGGCACGCTGCGCGCCGAGACCCCGCCCGTGGTGGTCCTGACGTCGAACCGGACGCGAGAGGTGCACGACGCGCTCAAACGGCGCTGTCTGTACCACTGGTTCGACCACCCCGCCTTCGCCCGGGAGCTGGCGATCGTCCGCAGCCGGCTGCCGGCGGTGTCGGCCAGGCTGGCCGAGCAGGTCACCGCCCTCGTCCAGGCCCTGCGGTCGGAGGAGCTGGTGAAGCCGCCGGGAGTGGCCGAGACGATCGACTGGGCCGAGGCGCTGGACGCGCTGGGAGCCACGGAGCTGGACGCGGAGCTGGCCGTGGCGACGCTCGGCTCGGTGCTGAAGTACCGGGAGGACACGGAGCGGGCCCGGTCCATGGACCTGTCCGCGATCCTCGCCCCGCGGGCGACTGGGGCGTGA
- a CDS encoding class E sortase produces the protein MHASRAVPTALAGALVAVLAAGCSPAAGGARTSDKPAAAPRTSSAAAEAQESRPSAPTPPPKPFAPAAAPTPSATPEPPGSARTRPAALSIPSIGVADLRVVPYEGTTDDWPGTRIQDRGVAASPFGERGGVGPGEVGNYLVTAHRLSAGGPLRDLPSLGVGDPVLVVSGGRIYEYRITEHRTTSFRSARSLAEQRAAVPGFPGRTATRPMITISTCATPEDNAAGNFWRDDRNNPEHRIDRVGVLTDVRDATG, from the coding sequence ATGCACGCTTCCCGCGCCGTTCCCACCGCTCTCGCCGGAGCCCTCGTCGCCGTGCTGGCGGCCGGCTGCTCCCCCGCGGCCGGCGGTGCCCGGACGTCCGACAAGCCCGCGGCCGCCCCGAGGACCTCGTCCGCCGCCGCCGAGGCCCAAGAGTCGCGTCCGTCCGCCCCGACCCCGCCGCCGAAGCCCTTCGCCCCCGCGGCCGCCCCGACCCCGAGCGCGACCCCGGAGCCGCCGGGCAGCGCACGCACCCGGCCGGCCGCGCTGAGCATCCCGTCGATCGGCGTGGCGGACCTGCGCGTCGTCCCGTACGAGGGGACCACCGACGACTGGCCGGGGACGCGCATCCAGGACCGCGGGGTGGCTGCCAGCCCGTTCGGCGAGCGGGGCGGGGTCGGGCCGGGAGAGGTCGGCAACTACCTCGTCACCGCTCATCGGCTGTCCGCCGGAGGGCCCCTGCGGGACCTGCCGTCGCTGGGCGTGGGCGATCCGGTCCTGGTCGTCTCGGGAGGCAGGATCTACGAGTACCGGATCACGGAGCACCGGACGACGTCCTTCCGGTCGGCCCGGTCACTGGCCGAGCAGCGGGCCGCGGTGCCCGGCTTCCCCGGCAGGACCGCCACCCGGCCGATGATCACGATCTCCACCTGCGCAACCCCGGAGGACAACGCCGCGGGGAACTTCTGGCGCGACGACCGGAACAACCCGGAGCACCGGATCGACCGGGTGGGCGTGCTCACGGACGTGCGCGACGCCACGGGATGA
- a CDS encoding (2Fe-2S)-binding protein translates to MNRISVTVDGVAYQDDVEPRLLLVHYLRDRLGLTGTPVGCDTGSCGACTVELDGRSVKSCSVLAVQADGGEVTTVQGLGSPTGGLDSLQRAFHEKHALQCGYCTPGMIMAARELLRHDPDPTPDEVRHALEGNLCRCTGYQNIVHAVLAAARHEQEART, encoded by the coding sequence ATGAACCGAATCTCGGTGACCGTGGACGGCGTTGCCTACCAGGACGACGTGGAACCTCGGCTGCTGCTGGTCCACTATCTGCGGGACCGCCTGGGACTGACCGGCACCCCCGTCGGCTGCGACACCGGCAGCTGCGGCGCGTGCACCGTCGAACTCGACGGGCGCAGCGTCAAGAGCTGCTCGGTGCTCGCGGTGCAGGCCGACGGAGGGGAGGTCACCACCGTGCAGGGACTCGGCTCCCCCACCGGGGGTCTCGACTCCCTCCAGAGGGCCTTCCACGAGAAGCACGCCCTCCAGTGCGGCTACTGCACACCCGGGATGATCATGGCGGCCCGGGAGTTGCTGAGGCACGACCCGGACCCCACCCCCGACGAGGTCCGCCACGCCCTCGAGGGCAACCTCTGCCGGTGCACGGGCTACCAGAACATCGTCCACGCGGTGCTCGCGGCCGCCCGCCACGAGCAGGAGGCCAGGACATGA
- a CDS encoding glutamate-cysteine ligase family protein produces the protein MGRDVPALVFTRDDRRRYRNKMQDCLDTFALMLRESRFESERPQVGLEIELNLVDGAAEPAMRSTDVLEAIADPAWSSELGRFNLEINIPPRRLTAGGPDAWEQEIRDALNHAEDRAAPVGAHLAMVGILPTLQQKDVGEAALSENPRYRLLNEQVFAARGEDLRIAVDGVDRLRTYADTITPEAACTSTQFHLQVSPDEFAGYWNAAQAVAGVQIALAANSPFLFGKELWRETRIPLFEQATDTRPEEIKVQGVRPRVWFGERWITSVFDLFEENLRYFPALLPLCDDQDPGETLEGGDIPELAELTLHNGTIYRWNRPVYAVANDRPHLRVENRVLPAGPTVADILANGAFYYGLTRALVEEERPVWSRMSFSAAEDNLHTAARHGIDARLYWPGMGEVPAAELVLRRLLPLAHRGLELSGMDAQWREPLLGIIEQRCVTGRNGAVWQAEMFHRIDSTAHVTRHEALRRMTRQYIDFMHLNAPAHTWPVD, from the coding sequence ATGGGACGAGACGTCCCGGCGCTGGTGTTCACCCGTGACGACCGCCGTCGGTACCGGAACAAGATGCAGGACTGTCTCGACACCTTCGCGCTGATGCTGCGCGAGTCACGGTTCGAGTCCGAGCGGCCGCAGGTCGGCCTGGAGATCGAGCTGAACCTCGTGGACGGCGCGGCCGAACCGGCGATGCGGAGCACCGACGTGCTCGAGGCGATCGCCGATCCCGCCTGGTCCAGCGAGCTGGGCCGGTTCAACCTGGAGATCAACATTCCACCGCGCCGGCTGACCGCCGGCGGCCCCGACGCCTGGGAGCAGGAGATCAGGGACGCGCTCAACCACGCCGAGGACCGTGCCGCGCCGGTCGGTGCGCACCTCGCCATGGTGGGGATCCTGCCGACGCTGCAGCAGAAGGACGTGGGCGAGGCCGCGCTGTCGGAGAACCCTCGCTACCGGCTGCTGAACGAGCAGGTGTTCGCCGCCCGTGGCGAGGACCTGCGGATCGCCGTGGACGGTGTGGACCGGCTGCGGACGTACGCGGACACGATCACGCCCGAGGCCGCCTGCACGAGTACCCAGTTCCATCTGCAGGTCTCGCCCGACGAGTTCGCGGGGTACTGGAACGCGGCGCAGGCCGTCGCGGGCGTGCAGATCGCCCTGGCCGCGAACTCCCCCTTCCTGTTCGGCAAGGAGCTGTGGCGGGAGACCCGTATCCCGCTCTTCGAGCAGGCGACCGACACCCGCCCCGAGGAGATCAAGGTCCAGGGCGTGCGGCCGCGAGTGTGGTTCGGCGAGCGCTGGATCACGAGCGTCTTCGACCTCTTCGAGGAGAACCTGCGCTACTTCCCCGCGCTGCTGCCCCTGTGCGACGACCAGGACCCGGGGGAGACCCTGGAGGGAGGCGACATCCCGGAACTCGCCGAACTCACGCTGCACAACGGGACGATCTACCGCTGGAACCGCCCGGTGTACGCGGTGGCCAACGACCGACCCCATCTCCGGGTCGAGAACCGGGTACTGCCCGCCGGGCCGACGGTCGCCGACATCCTGGCCAACGGCGCGTTCTACTACGGACTCACCCGCGCGCTGGTCGAGGAGGAGCGCCCGGTGTGGTCACGCATGTCGTTCTCGGCAGCCGAGGACAATCTGCACACGGCCGCCCGGCACGGGATCGACGCCCGGCTGTACTGGCCGGGTATGGGCGAGGTGCCGGCTGCCGAACTGGTGCTGCGGCGGCTGCTGCCGCTGGCCCACCGGGGCCTGGAGCTGTCCGGCATGGACGCCCAGTGGCGGGAGCCGTTGCTGGGGATCATCGAGCAGCGTTGCGTCACGGGCCGCAACGGCGCGGTCTGGCAGGCGGAGATGTTCCATCGCATCGACAGCACCGCCCATGTGACCCGCCACGAGGCACTGCGGCGGATGACCCGGCAGTACATCGACTTCATGCACCTCAACGCGCCCGCGCACACCTGGCCCGTCGACTGA
- a CDS encoding FAD binding domain-containing protein, with translation MIPAAFDYRRPDSVDEAVTALADGGEDAKVLAGGQSLLPMLRLRLAFPELLVDVGRIDELRGVREEADTLVIGAMTTHHDVLADPLVRRHAGLLAAATETVADPAVRNRGTLGGSLAHADPAADLPAVVLALDGELVAAGPRGRRTIAARDFFTDYLQSALSPDELLVEVRLPKSGEWGFRYEKFHRAAQAWAAVGVAVLVRSEGGRIAEARIGLTNMGPTPLRASAAEAALAGAEGPEEVARAAQAAAEGTSPSSDLWGSSEYREHMARVLTRRAVLAAAGPS, from the coding sequence ATGATCCCCGCGGCGTTCGACTACAGGCGGCCGGACTCGGTGGACGAGGCCGTGACCGCGCTGGCCGACGGCGGTGAGGACGCGAAGGTCCTCGCCGGCGGCCAGAGCCTGCTCCCGATGCTGCGGCTGCGGCTCGCCTTCCCCGAACTGCTGGTGGACGTGGGCAGGATCGACGAGCTGCGCGGTGTCCGCGAGGAGGCGGACACCCTCGTCATCGGGGCCATGACCACGCATCACGACGTGCTGGCCGACCCTCTGGTGAGGCGGCACGCGGGCCTGCTCGCCGCGGCGACGGAGACGGTCGCCGACCCCGCGGTGCGCAACCGGGGGACGCTGGGCGGCTCCCTCGCCCACGCGGACCCGGCCGCGGACCTGCCCGCGGTCGTCCTCGCGCTCGACGGCGAGCTGGTCGCCGCCGGCCCCCGGGGCCGGCGCACCATCGCGGCACGGGACTTCTTCACCGACTACCTGCAGTCCGCGCTGAGCCCCGACGAGCTGCTGGTGGAGGTACGGCTCCCGAAGTCCGGGGAGTGGGGATTCCGGTACGAGAAGTTCCACCGGGCCGCACAGGCGTGGGCGGCGGTCGGCGTCGCGGTCCTGGTCCGCTCGGAAGGCGGACGGATCGCCGAGGCGCGGATCGGGCTCACCAACATGGGACCGACCCCGCTGCGGGCGTCCGCCGCGGAGGCGGCGCTGGCGGGTGCGGAGGGCCCGGAGGAGGTGGCACGGGCCGCGCAGGCCGCCGCCGAGGGCACCAGCCCCTCGTCGGACCTGTGGGGTTCGTCCGAGTACCGGGAGCACATGGCCCGGGTGCTCACCCGGCGGGCGGTGCTCGCCGCCGCCGGGCCGTCGTGA
- a CDS encoding aminoglycoside phosphotransferase family protein produces the protein MSVRTTRDGAALIDEALVRRLLRRRFPRWADLPVTAVSSAGTANAMFRLGRDMVVRLPCTPGSADDVDKEHQWLPRLAPSLPAAVPAPLGKGVPGGGFPWPWSVYGWLDGENPVPGRLAEPLALAGDLAGFVGALHGIDPADGPASYRAEPLRARDAGTRAAIGALEGIVDAGAAVAAWEASLRVPGRDGPRVWVHADLQPGNLLLVGGRLGAVIDFGCLGLGDPAVDLIVAWYVLTAEARRPFRAALGVDEAAWLRGRGWALSIALAELRHYRDTNPRMAAVARHVVHEVLRDHGAHRPAGRA, from the coding sequence ATGTCCGTCAGGACGACGCGGGACGGAGCGGCGCTGATCGACGAGGCTCTGGTGCGACGGCTCCTGCGCCGCCGGTTCCCGCGGTGGGCGGACCTGCCGGTCACCGCCGTCTCCTCCGCCGGTACGGCCAACGCCATGTTCCGCCTCGGCCGGGACATGGTCGTGCGGCTGCCCTGCACCCCCGGGTCCGCCGACGACGTGGACAAGGAGCACCAGTGGCTCCCGCGGCTCGCCCCGAGCCTCCCGGCGGCCGTACCGGCACCCCTCGGCAAGGGCGTGCCGGGGGGTGGATTCCCGTGGCCGTGGTCGGTCTACGGCTGGCTGGACGGTGAGAACCCGGTGCCCGGCCGGCTCGCCGAGCCCCTGGCGCTCGCCGGGGACCTGGCGGGCTTCGTCGGCGCGCTGCACGGGATCGACCCGGCGGACGGCCCCGCCTCGTACCGCGCCGAACCACTCCGCGCGCGGGACGCCGGCACCCGCGCCGCGATCGGGGCCCTGGAGGGGATCGTCGACGCGGGCGCGGCGGTCGCAGCGTGGGAGGCATCGCTGCGGGTCCCCGGCCGGGACGGGCCGCGCGTCTGGGTCCACGCGGATCTACAGCCGGGGAATCTGCTGCTCGTGGGGGGACGGCTCGGCGCCGTCATCGACTTCGGCTGTCTGGGGCTGGGCGATCCGGCGGTCGATCTGATCGTGGCGTGGTACGTCCTGACCGCCGAAGCGCGCCGCCCGTTCCGCGCTGCCCTGGGCGTCGACGAGGCGGCGTGGCTGAGGGGGCGGGGATGGGCGTTGTCGATCGCGCTGGCGGAGCTGCGGCACTACCGGGACACGAATCCGAGGATGGCTGCCGTCGCCCGGCACGTCGTCCATGAGGTCCTCAGGGACCACGGTGCGCACCGGCCCGCCGGGCGGGCGTGA
- a CDS encoding xanthine dehydrogenase family protein molybdopterin-binding subunit — translation MTAQPADRTHEREVGRARARKEDAHLVTGQTTWTDNVSVPGMLHMAVLRSPMAHARIDRVDVSPALERPGVVAAFSGGDLADGLASLPCVWPVTEDIVMPDHPPVAVDEVRYAGDPVAVVVARDRYAAADALEAVDVDYTPLEPVLDLEAALEEGSPLVHADKGTNRCYVWPLTAGEDWDSARARADVVVSRRFLQQRLIPNAMEPRAVVVMPIAASGEYTMYSATQIPHIVRVLMAMVTGIPEQKLRVIAPDVGGGFGSKLQVYAEEAVALAVARTLGRPVKWTESRSEGYLATHHGRGQIQDLQIAATREGKLLGLKVDLLADMGAYLMLITPGTPLLGAFMYPAIYKMDAYAFSCTGVFTTRTPTDAYRGAGRPEATFAIERMMDELAAELGMDPLELRRRNWIGHDEFPYTSIAGLTYDSGDYEAATEKALALFGYEGMRAEQQERVRRGDPVRLGIGISTYTEMCGVAPSRVLRDLRYAAGGWETANVRMLPTGKVEVVTGTSPHGQGHVTCWSQIASDVLGVPFEDVEVVHGDTRAAPQGMDTYGSRSLVVGGTAVHEAAQKVVEKARKIAAHLLEASEDDLDFAQGVFSVKGSPDARRTIQEIAFEAFSSHDLPEGMEPTIHADHVVDPDNFSYPHGTHLCAVDVDTETGHTRIRSYVCVDDVGRVVNPVIVEGQVHGGLAQGIGQALYEEAVYDAEGNLTSGTMADYLVPSAADLPEFTTERTETPATTNPLGVKGVGEAGTIASTPAVVNAIVDALRPLGVTDVPMPCTPERVWRAIRQARGEEGAAPSGGRPEGTVPTTGQAPAPGEEGLA, via the coding sequence ATGACCGCGCAGCCCGCGGACCGGACGCACGAGCGGGAGGTCGGCCGCGCCCGGGCCCGCAAGGAGGACGCGCACCTGGTCACCGGTCAGACCACCTGGACCGACAACGTCAGCGTGCCCGGCATGCTCCACATGGCCGTGCTGCGCAGTCCCATGGCGCACGCCCGGATCGACCGGGTGGACGTGTCCCCCGCCCTGGAGCGGCCCGGTGTCGTCGCGGCGTTCAGCGGAGGCGACCTCGCAGACGGTCTCGCCTCGCTGCCGTGCGTGTGGCCGGTGACCGAGGACATCGTGATGCCCGACCACCCGCCGGTCGCCGTCGACGAGGTGCGCTACGCGGGTGACCCGGTCGCCGTGGTGGTCGCCCGTGACCGCTACGCGGCGGCCGACGCGCTCGAGGCGGTGGACGTCGACTACACCCCCCTGGAACCGGTGCTCGACCTGGAGGCGGCGCTCGAGGAGGGATCGCCGCTCGTGCACGCGGACAAGGGCACGAACCGGTGCTACGTCTGGCCGCTGACGGCCGGTGAGGACTGGGACTCCGCGCGGGCCCGGGCGGACGTGGTGGTCTCCCGGAGGTTCCTCCAGCAGCGACTCATCCCCAACGCGATGGAACCGCGCGCCGTGGTCGTGATGCCGATCGCCGCGTCCGGCGAGTACACCATGTACTCCGCCACCCAGATCCCCCACATCGTGCGGGTGCTGATGGCCATGGTCACCGGCATCCCCGAGCAGAAGCTGCGGGTGATCGCCCCGGACGTGGGCGGCGGCTTCGGCTCGAAGCTCCAGGTGTACGCGGAGGAGGCCGTCGCCCTCGCCGTGGCGCGCACGCTCGGCCGTCCGGTGAAGTGGACCGAGTCGCGCTCCGAGGGCTATCTCGCCACCCACCACGGCCGGGGCCAGATCCAGGACCTCCAGATCGCGGCGACCCGCGAGGGGAAGTTGCTCGGGCTGAAGGTCGACCTGCTCGCCGACATGGGCGCGTACCTGATGCTGATCACACCGGGCACCCCGCTGCTCGGCGCGTTCATGTACCCGGCGATCTACAAGATGGACGCCTACGCCTTCTCCTGCACCGGCGTCTTCACCACGCGGACGCCCACCGACGCCTACCGGGGCGCGGGGCGCCCGGAGGCGACGTTCGCGATCGAGCGCATGATGGACGAGCTCGCGGCCGAGCTGGGGATGGACCCCCTGGAGCTGCGCCGGCGCAACTGGATCGGCCACGACGAGTTCCCGTACACCTCGATCGCCGGGCTCACCTACGACAGCGGCGACTACGAGGCGGCGACGGAGAAGGCGCTGGCGCTGTTCGGCTACGAGGGGATGCGGGCCGAACAGCAGGAGCGGGTGCGGCGCGGCGACCCGGTGCGCCTCGGCATCGGCATCTCGACGTACACCGAGATGTGCGGGGTCGCGCCGAGCCGGGTGCTGAGGGACCTGCGGTACGCGGCGGGCGGCTGGGAGACGGCGAACGTCCGCATGCTGCCGACGGGCAAGGTCGAGGTCGTCACGGGCACGAGTCCGCACGGCCAGGGCCATGTGACGTGCTGGAGCCAGATCGCGTCCGACGTGCTGGGTGTGCCGTTCGAGGACGTCGAGGTCGTGCACGGCGACACCCGGGCGGCGCCGCAGGGCATGGACACCTATGGTTCCCGCTCCCTCGTGGTCGGTGGCACGGCGGTGCACGAGGCGGCGCAGAAGGTCGTGGAGAAGGCACGGAAGATCGCGGCGCATCTGCTGGAGGCCAGCGAGGACGACCTCGACTTCGCGCAGGGCGTGTTCTCGGTGAAAGGGTCCCCGGACGCGCGGCGGACGATCCAGGAGATCGCGTTCGAGGCGTTCTCGTCGCACGACCTGCCCGAGGGCATGGAGCCGACGATCCACGCCGACCACGTCGTGGACCCCGACAACTTCTCGTACCCGCACGGCACGCATCTGTGCGCCGTGGACGTCGACACGGAGACGGGCCACACCCGTATCCGCTCCTATGTGTGCGTCGACGACGTCGGCCGGGTCGTCAACCCGGTGATCGTCGAGGGCCAGGTGCACGGCGGCCTCGCCCAGGGCATCGGCCAGGCGCTCTACGAGGAGGCCGTGTACGACGCCGAGGGGAACCTGACGTCCGGGACGATGGCGGACTACCTGGTGCCCTCGGCGGCGGACCTGCCCGAGTTCACGACCGAGCGCACCGAGACACCGGCCACCACCAACCCGCTGGGCGTGAAGGGCGTCGGGGAGGCGGGGACGATCGCCTCCACACCGGCGGTCGTCAACGCCATCGTGGACGCGCTGCGCCCCCTCGGGGTGACGGACGTTCCCATGCCGTGCACCCCCGAGCGGGTGTGGCGGGCCATCCGGCAGGCCCGGGGTGAGGAAGGCGCCGCCCCCTCCGGCGGACGGCCGGAGGGCACGGTACCGACGACGGGCCAGGCGCCCGCCCCGGGCGAGGAGGGGTTGGCATGA
- a CDS encoding lamin tail domain-containing protein produces MSASRNVRRLVAAALASGAIVGAMAVPASADNGHDRRDGRDRHAGHSRHHDDRNRFDRDRFDGDRFGGDRFGRDRRSSVVIGQVQHNGPRRDFRSNRSLNAEWVEVTNNGRRAVDLDGWTLSDGDGNRYRFDDLRLPARSSVRVHTGRGFDTRRDVYQGRRNHVWDSRDTATLRDSRGRVVDFESWGRGFPRR; encoded by the coding sequence ATGTCTGCTTCCCGCAACGTCCGTCGTCTCGTGGCGGCGGCCCTGGCATCCGGCGCGATCGTCGGCGCGATGGCCGTGCCGGCTTCCGCGGACAACGGGCACGACCGCCGCGACGGGCGCGACCGTCACGCCGGCCACAGCCGCCACCACGACGACCGGAACCGCTTCGACCGCGACAGATTCGACGGTGACCGGTTCGGCGGTGACCGGTTCGGCCGGGACCGGCGTTCCTCGGTCGTCATCGGCCAGGTCCAGCACAACGGCCCGCGTCGTGACTTCCGCTCCAACCGCAGCCTGAACGCGGAATGGGTCGAGGTGACGAACAACGGCCGCCGCGCCGTCGACCTCGACGGATGGACCCTGTCGGACGGCGACGGCAACCGCTACCGCTTCGACGACCTGCGCCTGCCCGCCCGTTCAAGCGTCCGTGTCCACACGGGCCGCGGCTTCGACACCCGCCGCGACGTCTACCAGGGCCGCCGGAACCACGTCTGGGACAGCCGGGACACGGCCACGCTGCGCGACAGCCGCGGCCGCGTCGTCGACTTCGAGTCCTGGGGGCGCGGCTTCCCCCGCCGCTAG